TGGACACAAATGTATGTACACAAACGTGTACACACAAGCATGGACACACTAACATGTACACACAAGTATGGACACACAAGCATGTGCATACAAGTatgtacacacaaacatgtacacactaaCATGTACATATGTTAGGTTCAGTCCTGTGGTTCAGATCTGGAGCTGGTCCTCAAGCACCTTTGAACCAGAATGGGTCAAATGCAGCGTGTGTGTGGGGACATGAAGTCAACAAAATAACACTTAcaccatttttttgtttttcaaccaAAACCTAGactgacaagaaaagcactcggagagcgcagacctctgccaagacagatctgccccccccatcaccgccaaaatgtaatcatttcttccttgtgccagtatcaacatttcctgaaaatttcatggaactccgtccataactttttgagttatcctgccaacaaacaaacacgcaaatacacaaacacacaaagcaaagcaatcacaatacctcctgatggAGGTAAAAATTTACAATAGTTCAAAATTGTCACAACTTTTGACTTCGTATGGCTGACCTCAGCCAGGTGTCCCTTAACAAAAGAGATTTGTAATCTCGGTggaacttcctggttaaataaaggccaatcaatcaatcaatcaaccaatcaatcaatcaaacacatTTGTACCACCTTGACATTCTTACTCTCATCATTTAACAAACAATGTCACACATTTTGTAAAGAACAGAGCAAgggtgttttgtacattttatttattaataataaatctaaTATTTACGTTTTTGAAGCAGCTTTAATGCAGGTAAAGGTTTCTATGGTTACATGTCATTGAAATTATTGCCATCATTcaataaatattttcttaaaattcattaaaaaacaaaaacacacacagtttagaTGAAGTAGGAGCGTAAAAGTAATTTCagtggaagagaaaaaaaaacaaaaacctgagcTCTGAACTGAAGTGAAATAACAGATTAGAAACAACAATAAAGCAAATGTTGGGGTTTAATTCATGATTTCTCGTGCAGAAtaaatgtagacatttgaaaGTTGCCTCATAATTTCACTGTCACACATAAAAAGTCAGATATAATTTGATATCAAGCAACCAATAAAAACATATCTTCGGTCGTTTGGTTTATTTGACTAATTATTGCACATTAAATCAAGGAGAACTAATCAGTGGAAACGACAGCTGCTGAAACATTTCTGCGTAACGATGTGTGTCATTTTGTCTGTTGTACACGACGTCAGCTCAGTAAATATGGAGTCAGTATTCATATTCGGCAGCTTCTACAGCAAATTAAAAAACACTGTATGATGACAGAATTATCCCAAGAATACAAGGATAGGAACACTTATCTATGTGCAGTACAGTGACAtctataacaataataaaaacggCAACAGTGACAactattattatgatgatgactgttattattagtattataaatgtttattattttcacatttaGACAAACTTTGGATTCCTAAATAAGTGAAAATAGAGAAAGTATGGCCGATGCATCCTCAGtccttttacactgaaaaaagcttgtagaatttactttaaaaatcatCTTAAGAATTTGCACtcacttttttaaagtaaattttaatGCTGTGATATCAAGTACAACTTACTTGCCAGTatcaaataaaatgtacttacaatGAACCTTAAACAAATATTAAAGATAGTAATGTTACTTAATTATTACATCACCATCATCAAAATATGAAGTAAATCTTACATGTCTGTAATATTTACTGTTTTGACAAGATTTAGATTTcgctttttttgtttgaaatttgaATGATGTAGTTGTATTAAGTTATTGTCTTTAAAAGTTGAAAATTTAAACTGAGGTATACAGCAGCTGAGATGGTACAGTAGTTGTCATGGTGATGACATTTAAGACAGCAGTTTCAACTTTAAGGCTTATATTTTTGGGGACAGTTGAAGTCCATCCAGTTCTTGGAAAGGTTTCTGAAACACTACCTCCAATAGCTGAAGTCAGAGCATTTTCCTGTCGTGTCAAACCGCACATGCACATTCAATGGGCTGAATTTTCAGAATAAAAGTTCCTCAGTATTTTCAGGTGTGCAGAGACAATAAACCCTTTAAATAGTCTGAGTACATCTGTAGTAGAATGGACCCAACCCACTGAGTTAATTCATTACATGAATaatctgtgtatatatgtatgtgttcttACTTAGTTCTCACTGAATCttaatattacaatataaatgtgacctggatctgatctgttaaaggcagtttgaacagcactaatctgatccagaccattttcatatgcggtcctaaatctgacccagatcactttcatatgcggtcctaaatctgacccagatcactttcatatacggtcctaaatctgacccagactactttcatatgtggtcctaaatctgacccagaccactttcatatgctgtcctaaatctgacccagatttcatatgcggtcctaaatctgacccagatcactttcatatgctgtcctaaatctgacccagatcactttcatatgcggtcctaaatctgacccagatcactttcatatgtggtcctatatctgacccagaccactttcatatgtggtcctaaatctgacccagatcactttcatatgcggtcctaaatctgacccagaccactttcatatgtggtcctaaatctgacccagaccactttcatatgcggtcctaaatctgacccagaccactttcatatgcggtcctaaatctgacccagatcactttcatatgcggtcctaaatctgacccagatcactttcatatgtggtcctatctgacccagaccactttcatatgtggtcctaaatctgatacgtatctgatattttccaatgtgacttcagtctgaacgttcaggtcgcatttattcgacctttacgtcattgaaatgcgacaaacatcccaGTTGTTtgtcccagttgttggtcggagtggaggaaaaccatatttccttctgtaaaacacagtgtgtgtctgcgtggtcacgtattccatcaggacctctttagtccatgtgggtcacttcagggtcaatTCAGTTCaggctcaaaactgatagaagttgcatttaatgtggaatatgaacgaacacacagAAAAATCAAATTTCACCAAAAAGTCCGAACTGTGCATtaatacctgctgtgtgaacggagcctcagTTTGATTTTAGAAAAACCACCGTCTAAATGGAAACTGAATAGGAGTTAAGGGTTAATGAACCGTTTACTGATGCACCCTGTAAATAGATCTGTGGTTTAAAACTGTGATAATGAACTTACTCTGCTAACTGTAATTAAAGAAAGTACTGAAATCAAGTGTACACATCAATTTTTAATTAGGTTTATTCAAGAACCCAAGAACAAGCTAAAAACTCAACAAattttacacagaaaatataaacaaaccaaAGTTCTGCAGAATTTTGCAAACAGACGTTACAAACCAAGTAAAAAAGTGCACAGTTTACAGAGAGAGGTTAGAAAGCGCGAAGAAACTGTACACAGAGAAGTTTCAAACACACTTCAAACTTTGCCGAGTCAACAGATGGAATGAGGTTTATATATTTATGAATCcatctactgtggttctactgttcAGACGTTTACTAGGACGTCTGCGCTGACACCGTCCAACAGCGAGGTCAAAGAACAGTAGGGTTTTATCTGAAAGGTTTAAACAAGATGATCCAGAAAAGaaagtgtgtggtgtgtgtgtgtgtgtgtgtgtgtgtgtgtgtgtgtgtgtgtgtgtgtgtgtgtgtgtgcgtgtgtgtgtgtgttactgtgtccATTATGTGACTTATGGTCGTCACACAGTCCTGGTCTGAATCAAATGTAACTTTTTGACGTTCATTCCCTCTttatggcacacacacacacacacacacacacacacacacacacacacacaccacacacacaacacacgtaCACAGAGTACCACAGATACACACagtaatacacacatacacacacttacacagatgcacacagatacacacagtaacagacatatatcgtacacaaacacacacacacacacacacacacacacacacactgtaacacacagatacactcatatacacggtaacacagatacacacagaacacacgcacacacacagagtcagaAATAGAAATCCAGTGGGCTTAAGTCGTCattatgaagaaaaagtgaaagtaaaaaaaaaaaaaaaaacgaatgaaAGAACTCTCTATTCTCTTCAttcctctctcactttctctctctcccgCCCACGTTTTTGGAAAATTCCATGTTGTCATTTGCTAAGACGAGATGCCCTGTCAGCCAATGGGATCGAACGACCTGGAGagaagaggaaaaggaaaaagaaagaaaggagtaacagagatagaagagagggggaggagagagagagagaaagggagagagaaagggagagaggagagCGAGACAGAGTGACAGGAGTGTTCTAATGGGCTGTGTAATGAAACCACCATCAGACACATTTAAATggactttccttttctttttcatcCTCTGTTCTCCACTCGTCTGTCTCATCATGTCTCCTTGTCCTTGGCTTATAGCTCAGACTCTTTCATTAAAATCCTCCTTTCCCCTTCTCTCAGTCTGCTTTTCATCCATCCTCCTTCTACAGtacgttcttcttcttctttttctgtccACGTCCACTCCTTGTCCTCCGTCCTCCTCCACTTTGCTTCTCTCATCCTCTCCCATTCCATCTTATATTCCCTTTTGCGTCTCTCTGTCCATTCCACTCGTTCTAATGACTGATGTGTGACTGGTCTCTAATTGGCTGGGCGGGGCCTGGAGGACGTGATGATTGGATGATTACTGTTGTGAGATCACACAGCCCTCATTCAGCCTTCAGAACGGAGCATGAAAAGCAGCAGCTGTCCTTTGGGTCGTCTAAATGGTTTTACTTTCATGGCCTTTTCCAGTGTTTCCTCTTcacagggtggggtggggggctatATGGCAAGTGTCAGtcatttttcctttcctttttattttattcctttattgtcattcaaacacgtaaaaaaaacatggaggaaaaaaacGTCGCCCAGGACTAGTGTAATAAGAAATGTATAATAAATGTCCAAGTGTCTCTGTCCCCAGTCCTGTGGGACgacctttgtcctgtgtctgtTCCCTCAGAGCCAAACAgggccctggttctgtcctggttctgtcctgtttctgtcctggttctgtcctagttctatcctggttctatcctggttctatcctgtttctctgtcctgtttctgtcctggttctatcctggttctgtcctagttctatcctggttctgtcctagttctatcctggttctgtcctagttctatcctggttctgtcctggttctatcctggttctatcctgtttctgtcctgtttctgtcctggttctatcctggttctgtcctagttctatcctggttctgtcctagttctatcctggttctgtcctggttctatcatggctctatcctggttctgtcctggttctatcctggttctatcctgtttctgtcctgtttctgtcctagttctgtcctggttctgtcctagttctatcctagttctatcctggttctgtcctagttctatcctggttctatcctaGTTCTATCctagttctatcctggttctgtcctagttctatcctggttctgtcctggttctatcatggctctatcctggttctgtcctagttctatcctggttctatcctagttctatcctggttctatcaTGGTTCTGTCCTAGTTCTATTCTGGTTCTATCctagttctatcctggttctatcccagttctatcctggttctgtcctggttctatcctggttctgtcctggttctatcctggttttATCATGGTTCTGTCCTAGTTCTATTCTGGTTCTATCctagttctatcctggttctatcctggttctatcctagttctatcctggttctatcctggttctgtcctagttctatcctggttctatcttggttctgtcctagttctattgtggttctatcctggttctatcctagttctatcctggttctatcctggttctatcctggctCTGTCCTgtttctatcctggttctgtcctggttctatcctggttctgtcctagttCTATCCTGGTTTTATCATGGTTCTGTCCTAGTTCTATTCTGGTTCTATCctagttctatcctggttctatcctgatTCTATCCCAGTTCTGTCCTGGttttatcctggttctgtcctagttctatcctggttctatctTGGTTCTGTCCTAGTTCTATCGTGGTTCTGTCCTAGTTCTATCCTGGTTTATCCTGGTTCTGTCTTAGTTCTATCCTGGTGCTATCCTGGTCTGTcttggttctatcctggttctatcctaGTTCTATCctagttctatcctggttctatcctggttctatcctgtgtagactggtaacctttCCCCTTGCTGATGCCTAAAGCAATAGACAAGTTGGTTAAGTAACAGCTAACAGCTTGTAATAAAATTTAACACATCATGTTACTTCAAGGTCcgtgttttttgtttagttttttgcagCAGCGCCGCTGCAGAATGTATATAGGggaaactctgtgtgtgtgtgtgtgtgtggtgtgtgtatatatgcctGTACATCATGATATCCAAACATAATTACTTATTTCTTATTATGATTTACTATTATTTTACAAGTCTAGTTTagatcagctctaaatgtaaagtgtcatgagataacttttgttatgatgtgacgctacacacacacaccacacacacacacacacacacacacacatacacagaaagaGAGAGTTTCAGAATTCCGCTTGTCAAAAAAATAGTGCTTCAGTTGCTTATTCTGTGCCCAGAATTACTAGAAAGAGAatgtaattgctttttttttttttttttttttttacttttttctctcttttttttgccCATCAACAGGTGACACTGGGCGCCACGCTCATTGGGATTGGCCGTAAGACCTCTGACTGCCAGGGGAACACTAAGTACTTTCGCTGCAAATTCTGCAACTTCACTTACATGGGGAGCAACTACTTAGAACTTGAACAACACTTCCTGTCCTCACATCCAAACAAAGTCAAAACCCCCCGCCCACCACGCCCTCGCTGGCCACTAATAACCTATCGGCGCATGATCACCAGCTGAAGGGGAGGAGTCAAATCACAGAGGGTGCGGCGTGTGGCGGTGAGGGCGGAAGATGACTCCTTGGTGGGGTACTCTCCTCCTTCGGCGTGTACAGACTCACCCACCTGGACGGGGACGGCGGCGAGGAGGCGCGCAGGCGTACTATTGGTGTAAATTCTGCAGCTGGAGTTGTGAAGGGGCGGGGGGCTCGGCCAAGCTTTTGGAGCATTATGAACAGCGACATAAAAACTATACCCCTGGTGGAATGAGAGAAAGAGACgagaggggagggaggagagaagggGAAAGAGAACACAGTGCATCCAAAAACCACAAAGAGCCATCGTCCAACCCATCCAACAACAGCCAAGGTACGAACCCACAGGTCACATGGTCGCACTTCGCATTGTCAGAAGCCAAAACTTTAATGCAAGATGAAGGAGGAAGTGTTACAAACGGATGTAGcagtcagatttgtgctgtttggTGAACTACGATGCTCAACTGTTTTCCTTTAATACTGGCCTCCACTGGTCAGACCAGCTGAAAACTTCAGTAACTTCGAATGCATCCGTCTACAACATGACATGCACATGTGTTTCCATAGCAATCTGTTTCTTTACTTCCTTCCCAACTACTGGCTTTTCTGGCTATTTTATCCCCCATGCATATAATACGTGgctctccatgtttgttatcattTTATTTCCAAAACTTGccaaagataagatcagatataCGTTACTGATCCCCTAGTTAAGGCTCCACACACTGTGCGACTTGAACAGTGTTACAAGTTCACAGCAAGCCACACTGTATGACATGAATTTGGGTACGACATGAAGTTTACTGTGTGAAGATTGGACGATGAAAACACATGGGCAAGGTCAAGGGTCATtcataactgttgaaccagaccagtttcagacaaatattccccataattgtaaaggtctaaatgccatctgaaacggactcaaagggcaaaatttagtttacaatatttttaaatgaaaaatatcaaaaactactgcgtcaaaGATGGACaaaaattatttctattttttccagaattccaaagttctccaaagtgaagttcctctgacattttcgtcctcaaatgtattcagtattTACCTTAaatcctctattttacaacccagtaattggttagaggaaaaaaatactagATCAAACCTAAgtagaaagagtttagacaactgtcagcatcacagatggacgccaaaaggaaatatcaaattcaacatttttatttcaattatcaatatcatatcattcatttacactatttacaatgtacaaataatattaacattatatttaaatgtattttgcatagatacctATCGCACCTATTAATTCTAaccactgtgtttagaatatgtcatgaataatatacagtgatcccttgccaattcgcacTTTAaattccgcggttttagttattcgcggattttgCAGAAATattaatcaaaaaataaaaaatcaaaaaaaatcgcagaaattccgcgaaaatccaccccacagcagacgagaggccgcagctgccagcgaaacgtcaaacgatgactcacagcctcctgtaagcaacacgagaaacgcagacggcccagcaaccgcttaccccgagcgagagaggagagagaaaatgtagaaatgtcagttcatgcatgcccatgtacgtgtgtttgtgtgtgttgatgctcgagaccaaagagagagagagagagagaactgattcgtttcttgtgcgtatgagaggaaaagagagctgggagtagatgtgcgtgtgttcgtgtgtacgtatatgatggataagcgtcacgaatgaagagaggagagagtacgcatcagctgttagtacgtatgcacgtgtgtgttttgtttatatctacattcttttttcagatgttttacagtacgtacatgtatccgatctatatatatgcatgtaaacatgtactaatcattgtttttttatatatatatctcatttatttcataattattacatttgcagtacttatatactattttagatacatacatacatgtacctaggtctaggataggctcggggggctccggctccagttcgcggattttcgattttcgcggggggcgccggtccccattaaccgcgaaaaataagggatcactgtaataGTCAATATAATAGTATTTGGACTAAATGtggtttatttatagagtttataaaatgaacccagaatgactgCACTAACTTgtgtcactttacaaacattcacactcagaaaactactcaaattttttttcagaaatttgtttttcatttcaaaatacattttcctgacttGAATTCTAGTTGTGATCGTTGTGAAGCTGAACCAGCCACactgtctcatatgttctggttttgtttaaaagtaaaaaaacttTTGGtagtctatatttaaatttctttctgatgtatcagggtctcatattgaacctgaggcaacaatggCAAGTTTTGACATTCCAtcacattctttttattttaaccaaaaatctaaaaatctgattgccttcaccactcttgtagctcatagactaatactactgaaatggaaagataaacaactgCCAAAATTTAAATCTTGTTTTCTGGATCTTTCACataatttaacattggaaaaaatgagATGCTCTATTAGAGGAAGTGCcagtaagtttttcagtacctgtaaCCTGTTCTGAATCCCATAAAAGAGGCAGATCCAtcacttattccagaggagtCTTATTAATATGAGTCTGTGACCAATATGTGAGTTccttattcattattatattttttattattattatattatattattattattattattattataataataataataataataataataataataataataataataataataatcatcttttTATGGTGCAGCAGGgtgggtataaaaaaaaacaacagatgactgtattatgcttttgtggatgactcaatgtgtaataaaaacactctgaacaaaagtacatttttcctgaaaatataggcaattacctacccaaaaatataagtttggtgtaaattattgtaattaaattttttcgaccagatgttaaccttcccttgactccaCCCACAAGCTGAATCACAGCCTGATGTACGTGAGTGAATGTGAATGAGTAAGAATAAAACGTCATCAGCATGCGCAATCcatccattaaaaacaaaagtgtgaAGAAGTGACAGAACACTCGCCCTTGCGGAATttatatttgtggacaagaagttttttaaaaaggaggaggaggaggatatggACGTGGTCGTAGCTCGGAAAGAGAGGCTAACTTGGGATGGCAATTTTGTAAACAGAGCTTGAAGTACTTGTTAGCATCTGCTAGCGTTTAATGTTAGCATTTACTGTTATGGTCTGTCAGTGTCGCACTGATCGCACTGACAATGTTATTTCATACTGCATTTCTATTGGTCAGTTAGTGGACGTAGGTCACAGCAGCGGTCACACTGTGAGATGACCACACCCACATTTCAGAATTTTATCGCAGGCTGTCTTTGGTCGCAAGACTGTGACTGCGGCCGTCCTTGAACCTGTGTCACAGTGCGACGTTGGTCCAACGATTAAGGGCCAAGACCAAAGATATGACCACGATTCTCTCACGATAACTGTCTTTCATCTGAGACGGCCGATATTCACACAGTGTGTGTCAGCCATTAATCAGTTATGGGTCGGTTTGGTGCCTTTTTCTGCCGTTTATTGGAAAAGACGACAAAAACCAATCCGCCATCAATAAGAAATGTCATGTAAAAGAAATGAAACAGACATCCACAATGTAAGCAGATGTCAGAAGGTTAATGTTAGGAGACGGTGAAGGTTCTTTAGTTTTATTCAGAGACACACTGCTTCTGTTGGGAACAGGAAAAAGGAAAGGACGCCTCACAGGTTCAGAAGTCTAGACTCAGATGAGCATAAGCGCTGCTTTAAATGgggaaaatacattttctttatttaaatGCATAGGCCTGCATCTGTTATTTCTAATTAATATTCTAAAGCGTAATCCTGTTTCTTTAGAGCACATTGTATATAAAGGTAGatatgctaaaattacactgaatatatttataatcaaggatgttcaaatcattttatttcaggttccacattcagaccaatatgatctaaagtggatcagaaccagtcaaatactattagaataaactataaaaataaggagaaaaaaaaaa
This DNA window, taken from Sphaeramia orbicularis chromosome 11, fSphaOr1.1, whole genome shotgun sequence, encodes the following:
- the LOC115428814 gene encoding zinc finger transcription factor Trps1-like, whose product is MTPWWGTLLLRRVQTHPPGRGRRRGGAQAYYWCKFCSWSCEGAGGSAKLLEHYEQRHKNYTPGGMRERDERGGRREGEREHSASKNHKEPSSNPSNNSQGDPNSSDSDAVVTSYNCQLCDFRYSMAHSADVIVVAPLLLHYQHNHSIHRCCIQHCMYCPQGLCQPHKHLGEPPLCQLPNGAVAAV